A window from Herbaspirillum sp. meg3 encodes these proteins:
- a CDS encoding SLBB domain-containing protein: MSAPPGTLSTLALPSSTVTNTRVGSGDVLRVTVFGQPDLSAEVGVNDKGMLTLPLIGGVDVTGLTTSEISARVADALRKGQYLRNPEVSVEVVQLRSQMVSVLGEVSRPGRYPIPGHMSVLELLATAGGLTAQADQTVTLLRRKADNSNAGGTNSTESDVRIPILLGETKATERSPLDVELNSGDVVYVNKKKLFYIHGEVNRPGAYPMEQDMNVMRAISLGGGMTQRASQRRIYINREMPDKAAQEIKAKLTDPVLPGDVVYVNESLF; the protein is encoded by the coding sequence ATGTCCGCCCCGCCCGGCACGCTGTCTACGCTGGCGCTCCCCTCTTCTACAGTAACCAATACGCGCGTCGGCTCTGGTGACGTCTTGCGGGTGACCGTATTCGGCCAACCCGACCTGTCGGCGGAAGTCGGCGTCAATGATAAAGGCATGCTGACCTTGCCGCTGATCGGCGGCGTTGATGTCACAGGGCTGACGACGAGTGAAATTTCGGCGCGCGTCGCTGATGCGCTGCGCAAGGGCCAATATCTGCGCAACCCGGAAGTGTCGGTTGAAGTCGTCCAACTGCGCAGCCAAATGGTTTCGGTACTCGGCGAAGTCAGCCGTCCGGGCCGCTATCCGATCCCCGGCCATATGAGCGTGCTGGAGTTGCTGGCGACTGCCGGTGGCCTGACTGCACAAGCGGATCAGACCGTCACACTGCTGCGCCGCAAGGCGGATAACAGCAACGCCGGTGGAACAAACAGTACAGAAAGCGACGTCCGCATCCCCATCCTGCTGGGCGAAACCAAGGCTACCGAACGCAGCCCGCTGGACGTAGAGCTCAACAGCGGCGACGTCGTCTACGTCAACAAGAAGAAACTCTTTTACATCCATGGCGAAGTCAATCGCCCCGGCGCCTATCCGATGGAACAGGACATGAACGTCATGCGCGCCATTTCCCTCGGCGGCGGTATGACCCAGCGTGCATCCCAACGCCGCATCTATATCAATAGGGAAATGCCTGACAAGGCAGCACAGGAAATCAAGGCAAAATTGACCGATCCGGTCTTGCCCGGCGACGTTGTGTATGTCAACGAAAGTCTATTCTGA
- a CDS encoding DUF2026 family protein, whose translation MKSPNLRPLIPLADYQRIFRVIHSVLDSVDANIPAASFFFSVTAAQILKKFYKKNAFPVAGAAFYLISEDSSGALSFGTLDGDKIDSNSDAFHCWVQCDGYVLDLMAPVFQELLESAGHPMAVPRQMFQKDLARSVASPNALAAPGDFYLEPNLALTKELLQQFMSKPALSNLSQVCMEWYQKPPKELSTDLVMQGAEGEGTKIKLSRLQITGVW comes from the coding sequence ATGAAATCACCTAATCTTCGCCCCCTCATCCCGCTCGCGGATTATCAACGTATTTTTCGCGTCATTCACTCCGTGTTGGATAGTGTTGACGCCAATATTCCGGCCGCAAGTTTTTTCTTCAGCGTCACTGCGGCACAGATATTGAAGAAATTTTATAAAAAGAATGCCTTTCCGGTTGCCGGTGCGGCTTTCTACCTGATCAGTGAAGATAGCAGCGGTGCCTTGTCATTCGGCACGCTGGATGGCGACAAGATTGATAGCAACAGCGATGCATTTCATTGCTGGGTACAGTGCGACGGTTACGTATTGGATCTGATGGCGCCGGTATTCCAGGAGTTGCTGGAGTCGGCAGGTCACCCGATGGCAGTGCCGCGGCAAATGTTTCAAAAGGATCTGGCGCGTAGCGTTGCGTCGCCCAATGCACTGGCTGCGCCGGGTGACTTTTATCTGGAGCCGAATCTGGCGCTGACGAAGGAATTGTTGCAACAGTTCATGAGCAAGCCAGCCCTGAGCAATCTGTCGCAGGTCTGCATGGAGTGGTATCAAAAGCCGCCGAAAGAACTCAGTACCGATCTGGTCATGCAGGGTGCGGAAGGCGAAGGTACAAAGATCAAGCTCAGCCGTCTGCAGATTACAGGCGTTTGGTAA
- a CDS encoding glycerate kinase, translating into MTTASAPVVVIAPDSFKGSLSAEQVAEAIGAGVLAAAPDAVIRLCPIADGGEGTLDALLHAGGEVRRLQVRGAAGAMREAATGILSDRSAVIESAEIVGLTDATGTAVAVEDRSTLGIGDALLALLDSGARRFLIALGGSSTNDGGIGMLVALGLKLLDAEGKQLAPVPSHLGKLARVDVSGLDPRLKDIHIVAMSDVDNPLCGDEGATAIFGPQKGVKPEQVKPLDALLSHFATLFEQASGRSEANSPGAGAAGGLGYALLMLGAEFQSGAQTVADYIGLDAALKDADWLITGEGRSDVQTLHGKAPFIAAQRARLAGVKTSLLSGGIDRTSLPQLQTSFSGCFSIVFGPTTLNDAIGNAAALLKDSAEQMTRLWLSGRDKS; encoded by the coding sequence ATGACTACTGCTTCCGCCCCTGTTGTTGTCATCGCCCCCGATTCATTCAAAGGTTCTCTGAGCGCCGAGCAAGTCGCGGAAGCGATTGGCGCAGGTGTCCTGGCCGCCGCGCCGGATGCCGTGATCCGCTTGTGTCCGATTGCCGATGGTGGCGAAGGGACGCTCGACGCGCTGCTCCATGCCGGTGGCGAAGTACGCCGCCTGCAAGTGCGTGGTGCGGCAGGCGCCATGCGTGAGGCAGCAACCGGCATCCTGAGCGATCGCAGCGCGGTCATCGAATCAGCAGAAATTGTTGGCCTGACCGATGCGACCGGCACGGCAGTAGCCGTGGAAGACCGTTCTACGCTCGGCATCGGCGACGCTTTGCTGGCGCTATTGGATAGCGGCGCACGGCGCTTCCTGATCGCTTTGGGGGGCAGCAGCACCAATGATGGCGGCATCGGCATGCTGGTTGCGCTGGGCTTGAAACTGCTGGATGCAGAAGGCAAGCAACTCGCCCCCGTACCGTCGCACCTGGGCAAACTGGCGCGTGTCGATGTCAGCGGCCTTGATCCGCGCCTGAAAGATATCCACATCGTCGCCATGTCCGATGTCGACAATCCGCTCTGCGGCGATGAAGGCGCGACCGCTATTTTCGGCCCGCAAAAAGGTGTCAAGCCGGAGCAGGTCAAACCGTTGGATGCCTTGCTCAGCCATTTTGCGACGCTCTTCGAGCAGGCCAGCGGCCGCAGTGAAGCCAACTCGCCCGGTGCCGGTGCTGCAGGCGGGCTGGGTTATGCGTTGTTGATGCTGGGCGCAGAATTTCAGTCCGGCGCACAAACCGTGGCCGACTATATCGGGCTCGACGCCGCGCTCAAAGATGCCGACTGGCTAATTACCGGCGAAGGCCGCAGCGACGTCCAGACTTTGCATGGAAAAGCGCCCTTCATCGCGGCACAACGTGCGCGTCTGGCCGGCGTAAAAACCTCGCTTCTGTCGGGCGGCATCGACCGCACGTCATTGCCTCAGTTGCAAACCAGCTTCTCGGGATGTTTTTCGATCGTTTTTGGCCCGACGACACTGAATGACGCCATCGGCAACGCGGCTGCGCTCCTGAAGGACAGCGCAGAGCAAATGACGCGACTGTGGCTGTCAGGGCGCGACAAATCCTGA
- a CDS encoding ABC transporter permease, translating into MSFLFRLSARSAWNRRFTLGLMLLAIALSSAMLLGIERVRHEVRDGFSQSVSGTDLVVGARTSPVQLMLYAIFRIGGATNNMGWDSAQKLAKNPAVKWTIPLSLGDSHRGFPVLATNGNYFEHFHYGDGQALSLSEGRPFSSVFETVIGAEVAQRLHYKLGDRIVLSHGMGSLHLTDHADKPFTVVGILARTGTPVDRTVHIGLDAMEAIHLDWEGGAPMPGLSIAPALVKKFDLTPKTVTAVLVGLKNRAAVFGVQRDIADDNSEPLMAVLPGVALDELWQVVGVGENALLVVSGMVVIVGLAGLVSAILASLGERRRELAVLRSVGARPGDIFLLLALEGLAVMLAGVILGVVLLTLALFALGPFLSAQFGVTLHPALPASGELQLLLWTIVAGFVASLLPGLRAYRLSLADGLTPRI; encoded by the coding sequence ATGAGTTTCCTCTTTCGACTTTCCGCGCGCAGCGCCTGGAATCGCCGCTTCACGCTGGGCCTGATGCTGCTGGCGATTGCCCTGTCGAGCGCCATGCTGCTGGGCATCGAACGCGTGCGTCACGAAGTGCGCGATGGTTTCTCGCAATCGGTGTCCGGCACCGATCTCGTGGTGGGTGCGCGCACCAGCCCGGTTCAGCTGATGCTGTATGCGATCTTCCGCATTGGCGGCGCGACCAACAACATGGGGTGGGACAGCGCGCAAAAATTGGCGAAAAATCCTGCGGTGAAATGGACGATTCCGCTGTCGCTGGGTGATTCGCATCGCGGCTTTCCGGTGCTGGCCACCAACGGCAATTATTTTGAACACTTCCATTATGGCGACGGACAGGCATTGAGTCTGAGCGAGGGCCGTCCCTTCAGCAGCGTGTTCGAAACCGTGATCGGCGCTGAAGTCGCGCAACGCCTGCACTACAAACTCGGTGACCGTATCGTGCTCAGCCACGGCATGGGCAGCCTGCATCTGACCGATCACGCCGACAAACCGTTCACGGTGGTCGGCATCCTGGCGCGCACCGGCACGCCGGTGGATCGCACCGTGCACATCGGCCTCGATGCCATGGAGGCCATCCATCTGGATTGGGAAGGCGGCGCGCCCATGCCCGGCCTGTCGATTGCACCTGCACTGGTGAAGAAATTCGACCTGACACCGAAGACCGTCACTGCGGTACTGGTCGGACTCAAGAATCGCGCCGCTGTATTCGGCGTGCAGCGCGACATCGCCGATGACAACAGCGAACCCTTGATGGCGGTGCTGCCGGGCGTGGCGCTGGATGAATTGTGGCAAGTCGTCGGCGTCGGCGAAAATGCGCTGCTGGTGGTCTCCGGCATGGTGGTGATCGTCGGCCTGGCGGGGCTGGTGTCGGCGATTCTCGCCAGCCTGGGAGAACGCCGTCGCGAGCTGGCCGTGCTGCGCTCGGTCGGTGCCCGCCCCGGCGATATTTTCCTGCTGCTGGCACTGGAAGGACTGGCAGTGATGTTGGCCGGCGTCATACTGGGCGTGGTTTTGCTGACGCTGGCGTTGTTTGCGCTGGGCCCCTTCCTCAGTGCGCAATTTGGCGTAACATTGCATCCGGCCCTGCCTGCTTCCGGTGAGTTGCAGTTGTTGCTATGGACCATCGTTGCCGGCTTTGTCGCCAGCCTGTTGCCGGGCTTGCGCGCATACCGCCTCAGTCTGGCGGATGGTCTGACCCCAAGAATTTAA
- a CDS encoding lipopolysaccharide biosynthesis protein, translating to MAPSAQMAEQPTQQVGGVSSKKLLTHSLASLLDQALLSGLNFALGLVLIRLATKESYGVYSQMYVAGIFASTVIEALITGPLTTIAPGKSVAERARLTTLLLRFQWQLSIGLAVLFGVGSGVVASITNIDTHPVWLGAAFAIYILANAQREYHRSISFIEARPRRVLHTDIAYALGVVVGVGVLLLVGYLTVPAILLVLGLANIVGMWRSTDHEWTSPSSPAIMPAEEKTEYRAAVSEVMQRGRWALPGALVAWATNYSYLYLAAAVLGVAASADLNASRLLLMPISLSVLAWSRVARPMVSRLFAARDWKHLDRLAWASVAGIEIVTIVYVIALWLALPWLQAHVLGAKYHGLEPMVLAWGGYFAINAARWIGSSWLTSNDQYKLLLLSGIACLVIMLISAAVFIPLYGTWGAILSLIIVEVFDLLLIWAVFLPMLRRRQT from the coding sequence ATGGCACCGTCTGCGCAAATGGCTGAGCAGCCCACTCAACAGGTAGGCGGCGTCAGCAGCAAGAAGCTGCTCACGCATTCGCTGGCGTCTCTGCTCGACCAGGCTCTGCTGAGCGGGCTCAACTTTGCGCTGGGGCTGGTGCTGATCCGTCTGGCCACCAAGGAATCCTATGGTGTCTATTCGCAGATGTATGTCGCCGGCATCTTTGCCTCCACCGTCATCGAAGCGCTGATCACCGGACCGCTGACCACCATCGCCCCCGGCAAATCGGTTGCCGAACGGGCGCGCCTGACGACGCTGCTGCTACGTTTTCAATGGCAGCTCAGCATTGGCCTCGCGGTCTTGTTCGGCGTCGGCAGCGGTGTCGTGGCAAGCATCACCAACATCGACACCCATCCGGTCTGGCTCGGTGCTGCCTTCGCCATCTACATTCTGGCCAACGCCCAACGCGAATACCATCGCAGCATCAGTTTCATCGAAGCCCGTCCTCGCCGCGTGCTGCATACCGATATCGCCTATGCCCTCGGTGTGGTGGTCGGCGTCGGCGTCCTATTGCTGGTTGGTTACCTGACCGTACCGGCGATCCTGCTGGTGCTTGGCCTGGCGAACATCGTCGGCATGTGGCGCAGCACTGACCACGAATGGACGTCGCCCTCCTCCCCAGCCATCATGCCTGCTGAAGAAAAAACAGAGTACCGCGCCGCCGTCAGCGAAGTCATGCAGCGCGGACGCTGGGCCTTGCCGGGTGCGTTGGTGGCGTGGGCCACCAATTACAGTTACCTGTATCTGGCGGCGGCCGTACTCGGCGTTGCGGCTTCGGCCGATCTGAACGCCTCGCGCCTGCTGCTGATGCCGATCTCACTGTCGGTGCTGGCGTGGTCACGCGTAGCGCGGCCGATGGTCAGCCGTCTGTTTGCGGCACGGGACTGGAAACATCTGGATCGCCTCGCCTGGGCCTCGGTTGCCGGTATCGAAATCGTCACGATCGTCTACGTGATCGCACTCTGGCTGGCCCTGCCATGGTTGCAAGCTCACGTGCTGGGCGCCAAATATCACGGACTGGAACCGATGGTGCTGGCCTGGGGCGGCTACTTCGCCATCAATGCGGCACGCTGGATCGGCTCTTCCTGGCTGACCAGCAATGACCAATACAAACTGCTGCTGTTAAGCGGCATCGCCTGCCTGGTCATCATGCTGATTTCCGCAGCAGTATTCATCCCCTTGTATGGCACCTGGGGCGCAATCCTTTCGCTGATCATCGTGGAAGTCTTCGACCTGCTGCTGATCTGGGCAGTCTTCCTCCCCATGTTAAGGCGCCGGCAAACATGA
- a CDS encoding LLM class flavin-dependent oxidoreductase: MSGAQALKNAIDLATLADRLGYYRYWVAEHHGTTSLACASPEVLIGPIAAATSRLRLGSGGVMLPHYSPLKVAESFSMLSGLYPGRIDLGLGRAPGSDSLTASALQRDRRQRPQDDFPEQLNELLGYLWDELPEDHPFARLSSLPGSPELIQPWMLGSSAQSGIWAAELGLPYMFADFIHAAGEPVAERYRRDFVPSPRFPSPRQGVALQVICADTDEEARLLATSYGMRLIHMHSGRRLDKIPSVETALKFFEEYNLPPSTLPSGRRAVVGSPAKVKEQIEVLAAAYGADEVMIVTIIHEHAARKRSYELIAQQFGLS; encoded by the coding sequence ATGTCCGGCGCACAGGCATTGAAAAATGCCATCGATCTGGCGACGCTGGCGGATCGTCTCGGTTACTACCGGTATTGGGTCGCGGAGCATCACGGCACCACCTCTCTGGCATGCGCCAGTCCTGAAGTGTTGATCGGCCCCATCGCGGCAGCGACATCACGTCTGCGCCTGGGCAGTGGCGGGGTCATGCTGCCGCATTACAGCCCGTTAAAGGTCGCGGAATCGTTCAGCATGCTCAGCGGCTTGTATCCGGGCCGCATTGACCTGGGGCTGGGGCGTGCGCCGGGAAGCGATTCGTTGACCGCGTCTGCCTTGCAGCGTGACCGGCGTCAGCGTCCTCAAGATGATTTTCCGGAGCAGTTGAATGAGCTGCTGGGCTACTTGTGGGACGAGTTGCCCGAGGACCATCCGTTTGCACGCCTGTCGTCTTTGCCCGGGAGTCCGGAGCTGATACAGCCATGGATGCTGGGCTCCTCCGCGCAAAGCGGGATCTGGGCGGCCGAGCTGGGTTTGCCATACATGTTTGCGGATTTTATCCACGCCGCCGGCGAGCCGGTCGCAGAACGGTACCGGCGCGACTTCGTGCCGTCACCGCGTTTCCCATCGCCGCGACAGGGTGTAGCCTTGCAGGTCATCTGCGCCGATACCGATGAAGAAGCCCGTCTGTTGGCGACCAGCTACGGCATGCGCTTGATCCATATGCATAGCGGACGGCGTCTGGACAAGATTCCGTCAGTGGAAACAGCGCTGAAGTTTTTCGAGGAGTACAATCTGCCGCCGTCGACCTTGCCGTCCGGCCGACGCGCCGTGGTGGGTTCTCCGGCCAAGGTAAAAGAACAGATTGAAGTGTTGGCCGCCGCCTATGGTGCGGACGAGGTCATGATTGTGACGATCATTCATGAGCACGCGGCGCGCAAGCGATCCTATGAATTGATCGCGCAGCAGTTCGGACTTTCCTGA
- a CDS encoding polysaccharide biosynthesis tyrosine autokinase: MTMATETTSTSAATADKMGSRFVEAGLLTEAQVARVVELQNSANIRFGEAAVRLGLLTEQNVQAVLSEQFNYATALVSTEGLDKSLDIALAPFGMEAEAIRQIRAELSIRLSDQEKISLAIVSTAEGEGKSYLAASLALAFSQMGKRTLLIDADMRSPKQHLLFGVENKTGLSTMLAGRTEISAGGLAEGFPHLHILNAGPKPPNPLEILLQPALSKLMLQLANDFDVFIVDTPAAQTSSDAQTISQQVGMCLLVARQHHSRLDDLRQTEAQMKTAGAQIIGTVYNQFAEEDKFDQLEGKGKKLWHRLRKWLSSPLNR; the protein is encoded by the coding sequence ATGACCATGGCAACTGAAACGACATCGACCAGCGCCGCAACTGCCGACAAGATGGGCTCCCGCTTCGTGGAAGCGGGCCTGCTGACCGAGGCACAGGTCGCGCGCGTCGTCGAGCTGCAAAACTCGGCCAACATCCGCTTCGGCGAAGCTGCCGTGCGCCTCGGCCTGCTGACCGAGCAAAACGTGCAGGCGGTACTGTCCGAACAGTTCAACTACGCGACCGCGCTGGTATCGACGGAAGGCTTGGACAAGTCGCTTGACATTGCATTGGCGCCATTCGGCATGGAAGCAGAGGCAATCCGCCAGATTCGCGCCGAGCTGTCGATTCGCCTGAGCGATCAGGAAAAGATTTCGCTGGCCATCGTCAGCACTGCAGAAGGCGAAGGCAAGTCTTATCTGGCCGCTAGTCTCGCCCTGGCCTTTTCGCAAATGGGCAAGCGCACCCTGCTGATTGATGCGGACATGCGCTCACCAAAACAACATCTCTTGTTCGGCGTCGAGAACAAAACCGGCTTGTCGACCATGCTGGCCGGCCGTACCGAGATCTCCGCCGGCGGCCTGGCCGAAGGTTTTCCGCATCTGCATATTCTCAACGCCGGCCCCAAGCCGCCGAATCCACTGGAAATCCTGCTGCAACCGGCGCTGAGCAAGCTGATGCTGCAACTGGCCAATGACTTCGATGTGTTCATTGTCGACACGCCGGCGGCGCAAACCTCGTCCGATGCGCAGACCATTTCGCAACAGGTCGGCATGTGCCTGCTGGTGGCGCGACAGCACCACTCCCGCCTTGACGACCTGCGTCAGACAGAAGCGCAAATGAAGACCGCAGGGGCGCAAATCATCGGCACGGTCTACAACCAATTCGCCGAAGAAGACAAGTTCGACCAGCTCGAAGGCAAGGGCAAGAAACTATGGCACCGTCTGCGCAAATGGCTGAGCAGCCCACTCAACAGGTAG
- a CDS encoding glycosyltransferase family 2 protein: protein MSAPIDISICICTFRRPELLDQLLAALTEQSCDALRIEVVVVDNDPAGSAASVLRDWQAHFPMPLHARHESTPNIAKARNAAVHTAQGEWVLFIDDDEAPDPDWIRHMVATQRLYDADAVFAPVLPRYRDDTPAWIRSGDFFNRRRFATGTVITTKDARTGNVLIRRSKLMAVPGPFDAAFGRTGAEDTMLFRDMLTHGAKFVWCDEATVSEEVPAQRANLNWLLRRSYRLGQTYVLSEIARLHGMQRLARATQLGLRALAQLLIAAGVTLAALPFSRLMSIRWLRTTLAQCGKLSALAGHRYHEYGN from the coding sequence ATGAGCGCCCCCATCGATATCAGCATCTGCATCTGCACCTTCCGCCGTCCGGAACTGCTGGATCAGTTGCTGGCTGCGTTAACGGAACAGTCCTGCGATGCCCTGCGCATCGAAGTCGTGGTGGTGGACAACGACCCGGCCGGTTCGGCAGCCTCCGTCCTGCGCGACTGGCAGGCGCACTTCCCCATGCCGTTGCATGCCCGGCATGAAAGCACGCCCAACATCGCCAAGGCGCGCAACGCGGCCGTGCATACGGCGCAGGGAGAATGGGTGCTGTTCATCGATGACGACGAAGCACCCGATCCTGACTGGATCCGCCACATGGTCGCCACGCAACGCCTGTACGACGCCGACGCGGTATTTGCCCCCGTGCTGCCGCGTTACCGCGACGACACGCCGGCATGGATACGCAGCGGTGATTTCTTTAATCGCCGCCGCTTCGCCACCGGCACCGTCATCACGACCAAAGACGCCCGCACCGGTAACGTATTGATCCGGCGCAGCAAGTTGATGGCCGTTCCGGGCCCTTTCGATGCCGCCTTTGGCCGCACCGGTGCGGAAGACACCATGCTGTTTCGCGACATGTTGACGCACGGCGCCAAGTTCGTCTGGTGCGACGAAGCCACCGTCAGCGAGGAAGTCCCGGCTCAACGCGCCAACCTGAACTGGCTGCTGCGTCGCTCTTACCGGCTCGGGCAGACCTACGTCTTGTCGGAAATCGCCCGCCTGCATGGCATGCAACGCCTCGCGCGTGCGACTCAGCTGGGCCTGCGTGCACTGGCGCAACTGCTGATTGCTGCCGGTGTGACATTGGCGGCACTTCCTTTTTCCCGGCTCATGTCGATCCGCTGGCTGCGTACTACGCTGGCGCAGTGCGGCAAATTAAGCGCCCTCGCGGGCCATCGTTATCATGAATACGGCAACTGA
- a CDS encoding Wzz/FepE/Etk N-terminal domain-containing protein, whose amino-acid sequence MNLQAPETGLSSKQLASMISARRSTIFKTLLATMAVTIVVTLLLPKTYTASSDVFLDYKGNDPINGRLFSPMMDESYMQTQLDMIKSQAVAEKVIDALDLERTAAYHEAVERSGEARAHSQLVKRINDNTMVVTRRSSRVIEVEYAAGTAEQSRDLANAVVRAYIDLNQQISSASARARREQYNAQLEHLRKEADSIQQKLTQYQQEVGILDPNERNDLQSRQLGDLMTSLITVQNQQQEAQARKNATDSLVRGGMRIDELPEVAQRPNINDLKSKLSDVNKRLSDVQDVLGPRHPKTLALISERDDISARIAHEARSSLDAQQIDTRRLALQEQALQKEVDTQRAKLLEQKQHRDIITSYQRQLDSVERVYNTALAKYDEILMASNINTFDLTVLRVAEVPSTHSKPLLMQNIAASILVGLALGFCLALLYELGQRRVRCEDDLVRGLHLPLIGHIGIR is encoded by the coding sequence GTGAATTTGCAGGCTCCCGAAACCGGTTTATCGTCCAAACAGCTCGCGTCGATGATCTCGGCGCGCCGCAGCACGATATTCAAGACGCTGCTGGCGACCATGGCGGTGACGATCGTCGTCACCCTGCTGCTGCCAAAAACATATACGGCCTCGTCCGACGTCTTCCTTGACTACAAGGGCAACGATCCGATCAACGGACGCCTGTTCTCGCCAATGATGGACGAGAGCTACATGCAAACCCAGCTCGACATGATCAAGAGCCAGGCGGTTGCTGAAAAAGTCATCGATGCACTCGATCTGGAACGCACCGCGGCCTATCACGAAGCCGTCGAACGCAGCGGCGAAGCGCGTGCCCACTCGCAACTGGTCAAACGTATCAACGACAACACAATGGTCGTGACACGCCGTTCCAGCCGCGTGATCGAAGTCGAATACGCCGCTGGAACGGCCGAGCAATCGCGTGATCTCGCCAACGCCGTCGTACGCGCCTATATCGATCTCAACCAGCAGATCTCTTCCGCCTCGGCACGTGCGCGCCGCGAGCAGTACAACGCCCAGCTGGAACATCTGCGCAAGGAAGCCGATTCCATCCAGCAAAAGCTGACCCAATATCAGCAAGAAGTCGGCATCCTCGATCCGAACGAACGCAACGACTTGCAATCGCGCCAACTGGGCGATCTGATGACCTCGTTGATCACTGTGCAGAACCAGCAGCAGGAAGCACAAGCCCGCAAGAACGCCACCGATAGCCTGGTGCGCGGCGGCATGCGCATCGACGAATTGCCGGAGGTCGCGCAACGCCCCAATATCAACGATCTGAAGTCCAAACTCAGCGACGTCAACAAACGTCTGTCCGATGTGCAAGACGTGCTCGGCCCCCGCCATCCGAAGACGCTGGCGCTGATCAGTGAGCGCGACGATATTTCGGCACGCATCGCCCACGAAGCGCGCAGCTCGCTGGACGCTCAGCAAATCGATACACGCCGTCTGGCTCTGCAGGAGCAAGCCCTCCAAAAAGAGGTCGATACCCAACGCGCCAAACTGCTTGAACAGAAACAACATCGCGACATCATCACGTCCTACCAGCGCCAGCTCGACAGCGTCGAGCGCGTCTACAACACCGCCTTGGCAAAGTACGACGAAATTCTTATGGCCAGCAACATCAACACCTTCGACCTGACGGTTCTGCGCGTGGCGGAAGTGCCGAGCACGCATTCCAAGCCGCTGCTGATGCAGAATATCGCTGCCAGCATTCTGGTCGGTCTGGCGCTCGGCTTCTGCCTGGCGCTGCTGTATGAGCTCGGCCAACGCCGCGTGCGCTGCGAAGACGATCTGGTGCGCGGCCTTCATCTCCCGTTAATCGGCCATATCGGCATCCGCTAA
- a CDS encoding DUF3299 domain-containing protein, producing MKSITWIGGIVAAGLLVGYGVHLAATPKASAAAAAATVAAAVNAGAPIASASSSATVAAAPAGTAPYSDSAQYKVGDHLQQSPDLSNKPYKPSGKNDGAFREIAWESLMPKDWDAMAPFKGLKLDKMEDGDPRAMEALWKAKKYWKNAPIDPSMDGVSIRIPGFVVSLEREGEALKEFLLVPYFGACIHVPPPPANQIIHVHSNKPVKNIRTMDAVWINGVLKVEHSDTMMGTAGYSLASVKVEPYTDQAPAQ from the coding sequence ATGAAAAGTATTACCTGGATAGGCGGCATCGTTGCCGCGGGATTGCTGGTCGGTTATGGCGTCCACCTTGCTGCGACGCCGAAGGCCTCGGCTGCTGCCGCTGCTGCGACCGTTGCTGCGGCCGTCAATGCCGGTGCACCAATTGCCTCTGCCTCCTCTTCGGCTACGGTAGCGGCTGCTCCGGCAGGCACCGCACCGTATTCCGACAGCGCGCAATACAAGGTCGGTGATCATTTGCAGCAAAGTCCCGATCTGTCGAACAAGCCCTACAAGCCGTCCGGCAAAAACGACGGGGCCTTCCGCGAGATCGCCTGGGAATCCCTGATGCCGAAAGACTGGGATGCCATGGCGCCATTCAAGGGATTGAAGCTGGACAAGATGGAAGACGGCGACCCGCGCGCCATGGAAGCACTGTGGAAAGCCAAGAAGTATTGGAAGAATGCGCCTATCGATCCGAGCATGGATGGCGTATCGATCCGCATCCCCGGCTTTGTAGTGTCGCTGGAACGCGAAGGCGAAGCACTGAAGGAATTCTTGCTGGTACCCTACTTCGGCGCCTGCATCCACGTGCCGCCTCCCCCGGCCAACCAGATCATCCACGTCCACAGTAACAAGCCGGTCAAAAACATCCGCACCATGGACGCGGTATGGATCAACGGCGTGCTGAAGGTGGAGCATTCGGACACGATGATGGGCACGGCCGGCTACAGCCTGGCGTCGGTCAAGGTCGAGCCGTACACGGATCAGGCGCCTGCGCAGTAG